AATAACTGTAAGGATCTGCGTCCATGTGCTTTATTTTTTACACTGCAAAAGTAGTAGAACTGGCTTTTTTCACCTGTTAGAAAAGCTTTAGAATGTTATTAGAATTATATTAGAGAAAATAATGATGACACTTTTTAAAATAAAAAATATAAGCAGAATCATGTTTTTAATGAGCTCTATTTAAGATTGATACTGTTCGTAGATTTATCAATGGTTACAGATTAGAATTAAAGCTCTCATCTGTAACCATTTTTTAAGATAAAATTTCAATACATTTGGCAATAATTCAGCTTTATACAATAAAGTTTGTTTTATCTCCCGGTTTCAAACCAAAAGTTGTCTTTATAAATTATATATTTTAGAAATGAAAAATTCAAACTTAGCGATTCCTGCCACATTGTTAGCCATTATCTGTGTACAGGGTGGAGCATCTATTGCCAAGCAGCTTTTTCCGGCAATTGGAGCTATTGGAACCGTTACTTTGAGGATTGTACTTTCTGCTATTTTGCTTACTATCATCAATCGTCCTAAATTTTTACAGTTTACTCCACAAAAATGGAAGTATTGTGCAATGTATGGAGTGGGATTGGCTGCAATGAATCTTATTTTTTATATGGCGATTCAAAGAATTCCATTAGGATTGGCTGTAACCGTAGAATTTGCAGGTCCTTTGTTTCTAGCATTGGCATTATCCCGTAAGTTATTGGATGTAGTTTGGGCATTATTAGCCTGTGTAGGAATATTGCTTATTGTTCCCTGGAAGAGCGATCATATAGATTTGTTAGGGCTGGGATTAGCTTTTCTCGCTGGAATATTCTGGGCTCTTTATATTGTAATGGGCGGGAAAGTTTCTAAAATAATGGATGGAAAAGATGCCGTAACCACAGGAATGTTATTTGCCAGTCTGGTAATTATACCTTTCACAATATGGGATGGAGCGGTCTTTAATATTACACCAACTATTTTTGTCAAAGGATTGGGAGTCGCTATTTTATCAAGTGCTTT
This Chryseobacterium sp. G0162 DNA region includes the following protein-coding sequences:
- a CDS encoding EamA family transporter → MKNSNLAIPATLLAIICVQGGASIAKQLFPAIGAIGTVTLRIVLSAILLTIINRPKFLQFTPQKWKYCAMYGVGLAAMNLIFYMAIQRIPLGLAVTVEFAGPLFLALALSRKLLDVVWALLACVGILLIVPWKSDHIDLLGLGLAFLAGIFWALYIVMGGKVSKIMDGKDAVTTGMLFASLVIIPFTIWDGAVFNITPTIFVKGLGVAILSSALPFSLEMMALKKLPAKTFSILMSLEPAFAALSGLVFLAEELSFLQWISISCVIAASIGTTMFNKTATSHN